GTATTAATTTGATGTCGGGTGTCCTGAAAGCAACCCATGTATTTACTACTCTACTTGCCGATGTATCTATATGCTCAAGGAAACTACTGATTCACACATTCCAACACCACACATAGAAGGAACATACATACCTCTTGAGGCATACCAAAGCCAAACTGTTTCTAGCATATCTCATGAGAGAAAAATCTACGTAACAGACTAACAGCAGTTGGGCATTATCAGAATGACCAGGCAAATATGCTGCCATGCTTTCGACACATTGTCTGTACAACAAATAAATTGTGCTGCCTTCATTACACATTCTTTTTGGTCTAGCAAGGAACTCCAATCCCTTTCCTCACGTCATTCAGCACAAATGTGGCTTGCTTGAATGCGAATGTAAACAACCAACTCAGGTAATCTCTCTATCGATCAATGGGGCTCAGTAGGTTGGGTCCCAGTAGTTGAGGCCAGAGACACCAATGTCGCCTCCTACTCCAGCAGGCAGTTACAAACTCCACTCGGCACTTCAACAGGCACCAAAAGCGTCCCATCATATATGCTTCTTCCCCCTCGAAATTATCACAAAAAATGGAAGTACTTGATGCATATCGATTGACTGACCAGCAACAATGTTCTCAGCAGAGCATCCTTGCTTCTAGACTGCTCGCTTGCTGCTGAAAAACTGTCAACCTCCATCATAACCAGTTAACTGGACTGTTACTTGTAGGAGTTGACGTGTCTGTCCACTGAAACTGTCTTGAATGGGGGAGGGGCTTCTCTCTGGTTGTTGACTGGCTCTGAAAGAATTTATGTTCGGGGACTGTGGCATAGCTGAGGATATCAAGAATGTGGCCTGCTCAATAGCTGTGTGCGGGCTGAAGCAGATTGATACTGCCTTCCTTGAGGATGATTACGCCGCAATATCTCTAGTGCTGCCAATGGGATTTGAGCTGGTGCTGCAGGTGTGATGGTTCAAGCAACTCACAGAAAACAATGGTAGATCGCTGGTGTCCTTCTGTTGCACTTGCTTTGCGGCAGGGCACTGATCATGTGGTTCCTCTAAGTGCATCTGTGATAGAACCTGATGTgcttataaaattcatttatCAACCAGTATCCAAAATTTTGATCATGTTGCTGCTAGCAGGATCAAAACCTTTATCCGCAGGCACATGTCCAGCCTTTGAGTATCTGTTATTGTGCATAGTCTCATATGTCCTGAACATCAAGAACTCGAGAAACAGGCACCTATCTATGTCCTCATTGTTAACCTGGGGATCGTTCTCCATTTCCCTTTGTGCCCAGTCAATTATATTTCTAGTAGCATCATCAAAAACAAAAGAATCTTCCCTGAGCTTCTCAGCCCACATAAGGGCTCTCTTTCCAAATCCTTGCTTGCAGAAATGAGAAAGGAAAACATTAAGTGTGATAGTGTTTGGTTGAAAAGCCATCTTAATCAGCCTGCCAGTCAGTATCATAGCTCGATCAAGAACATCACTGCAAATGCCATCCATCAATGTATTGTATGTAACTGAATTAGGAGGACAACCCCTTGTAACAAGCTCATCTAACACCTTCCCTGCTTGGTTCAACATATGGTTGCTGCAGAGGCTATGCATCCAAATATTATATGTGAAAATATCCGGTTCACAACCAGCTGCAAACATCTTATTCATGAAACTCATAGCACCATTCATATCCTGAGCCCTGCAATACGCATTGATTATAGTATTGTACGTCACTGTGTCTGGGATTAGACCATTACTGCACATGTCCAATAAAAGGCTGTCCACCATCTTCAAGTTTCCTTGTCTGCAAAAACCGTCGATTAGAATGTTGCTTGTGTAAACATCAGGAACAAGGCCACTCTGCCTCATCTTCTGCTGTAACTTCAAAGCTTCAGCCATATTGCCTGCCCGACAAAATGCAGATATGATGGAGTTGTAAGTAATATTATTCGGTTCAAGTCCTCTTGTTGTCATCTCAGCAAATGCCTGATAGGCCTCATTCACATAATCTAAACGGCATAGGCCATTGACATATGCTGAGAAGGCAATAAAATCAGGCTGTAGACCAATTTTTTCCATATCACCCCAACATTTCAAAGCGCGGACTGCATCGCCCTCTCTGAAGGATGCATCCAAGTAGATAGTAAATGATGTGCTTAGACAATATCCCTTGCTAACCATGTGTTCTAAAATTAGCTGCCCCTCATCAAGCCTTCCTTGATTGCACAGCCCCATTATCAAGTAATTAAAAGTATGCGTTGACGGTGCCAGCCCTACCTCATTCATAATTCTGTATAGTTCAAACGCTGCTTCATGGAGTCCCTCCTTGCTATAAGCAGCGATCAATGCATTAAATCCAGCAACACTAACTGGAACACCCTGCTCAATAGCACCGCGCAGAAGCTCCCAGGCATCATCCAATCGGTCATCCCAACAAAGCCTACAGACCAACACATCCAACCCATCAGCCGGCAAGTGTGAAGCAAACATTTCACGATCATGGACTAACTGGGCAGCATGCCCAAACTTGTACGCTCCAGCAGCAAGAATGTTGAAGGTGCAGGAATCTGGCACTAATCCTCTCACTTTCATCTCCCTATAGGCTGCGCTGGCCTTATCCATCCGTCCAGTCTTTGCGTATCCATCTATCAAGACATTGAAGGTTATTGTATTTTCTTTGATCCCCACCTTTGCCATCTCATCGAACAGCCTCCTCGCTTCCGCCATCCTCCCCTCATGGCACAGAACATCCACCAGTATGTTATACGTCACGACTGTCGGCTCACATCCTGAACTGCGCATTTCCTCAAACAGCTTGAAGGCGTCCCCTGACCACCCAAACACACAATGCCCCTTGATGAGGATGTTATAGCTGACAAGGTCCGGGATGATACCGAACTTCTTTTCCATGACTCCAAGCAGCCCCGAGCCAATGCGCAGCATCCCCCTGTGGCAGAACCCGAGGATCATGGCGTTGAATATGGCCAAGCTCGGGCGCGGGCCCCTCGTGGCCATTTCCTCGAACATGTTCCAGGCAGAGCGGACCTCACCGCTGCGGAATAGAAGGCGCAGCAATGCGGCCAGAGCGGAGAGGCTGGGCGTATTCCCGGAGCTGCGGACGCGCGCGAGGACGTGGAGCGCCTCGGCTGCCATACCCGCGGCGAGGAACGCGTGGAGCGCGAGCCGGAGCGCGGCGTACCGCACGCGAGCGCTTCCGCCGGTGCTCCCGTAGGAGGACGACCAGGAAAGGAGGTCCGGGGAGGCGGCAGGGAGGAGCGCCGCGAGGAGGATCGCGGCGAAGGGGCGGAGCGCGGACGCCGACGCCGCgaggcgggaggcggcggcgaagcgAGCAGCGAGTGAGGTGGAGGAGGGAGAGCCAGAGGAAGGTGGGGGGCTGAAGGCGTGAAGCGCGAGGTGGCATTGCGGGGAGGTCTTGAGAAGGCACGCGAGCGCGAGGAGGGCGTCATGGCGGAGCGACGCCGGCAGCGAGAGGACGCGGCGGTGGTCGGGATGGAGGAACTGCGCGGTTGGATCGTAGtcgtaggaggaggaggaggtggtggtcgtcgagaggaggcggtggagggcGGCGAGAAGAGGGTGCGGTGTTTTGGGttgcctcgccgccgcggcgaggaggcgcatctggcgcggccgcggcggcggcggagcgggaggaggggggcgACCGAAACGGAAGCAGGCAGCGGAACTGCACAGGACTGACCCCTCCCTCACTGGCGTGGGTCCAACAGGCCCACACGTCAGTCACCAGGGCAGCACCAGTCGCACGGATTTCAATAATCTTTGATGTGAAGTCATGTTGCAGCTTGCAACAGGTCCACTTCAACTTTGAACAAATTCTTGATATGGCAGCGCTCCTGCTAATTTTCATGTAAAATTTGAACTGAACAACATCCAGGCATAAACTAAGCTGCATTTTCTCCTGATAGAGAAACCAACTTGCTTCTAAAACTCAAGACACATTAATAAAACGTTCAGTGTTTCAGTAGTAGCAGAATGACCAAGCGACCCTGCTGTCAGGATTCAGGAATTCGAGACATACATACTAGTCTCATCTCTAAACAAACAAATAAAGCTACCTCAACAACCCTTTTCTGTATCACGTACTATCAAATAAAAGAAACTCCAATACCATTCTCCGCATCATTCAAGCACAAAAACGTGGCTTGAGTATGCATGTAAAGAAGTAAGCAACAGGACTGTAATATCTATATGGGGATCTGTCTGTAGGTTGGGTCCCAGCATATATAGCCTTCTTCTTCCATGAACAGCATCACAAGAAATGGAAGTACTCGATGCATCTGGACTGACCGATCGGCAGCAACGTCCTCGGCAGAGCAACCCTGCTGCTGGACGACGCGCTTGCTGCTGAAAAACTGTCAACCTCCATCTGAACCTGACTGTTACTTGTAGAAGGAGACGATGCGTCTGTCCACTGAAACTGGCTTGCGTAGGGGCTCCTCTCTGGTTGTTGATTAGCTCCGAAAGAATGTACGTTCGGGGACACTGGCATCGCCGAGGATGTCAAGAATGCGGGCTGCTCACTGGCTGTGTGCGGGCTGAAGCAGATTGATACCGCCTTCCTCGAGGATGATTGTGCAGCAGTATCTCTCGTGCTTCCCATGGGATTAGAGCTGGTGCTGCAGGTGTGATGGTTGAAGTAAGTGACGGAAAACAATGGAGGATCGCTGGTGTCCTTCTGTTGGACTTGCTTTGTGGCAGGGCACTTCATGTCGTTCTTGTAGGTGCATCTGTAATAGAACCTGAAAATAGAAGATCAGTCATGTCCTTCCCCCTCTGTCAACATTCAGTCTACCTAAATTAGGTGGAACGGCATCAGTAAACACTCTCACGACCTTTTCTTCTGCTACATACACTGCCTTTTAGAAAAAGAAATAATTGCTGCCACCTATTAAACATGCTCTTAATGGGCTAACGAGACATATGGGGTCTGCACCACATTCAAATCGCCATCTAAGGAAGTAGAAAAAGGGTAGCAGGGACTGTCGGCATGCATACTAATAGCTGAAAACTTGATTTGGGAGCAAGCGCGCTAAACAAATGAAGGAACACTTAGCCTGCTAGTGAAGTATTACATTTCAGACGAGTTGCCAATCACAGGTAATAAAGGTGGCCAACTTGTGAATTGTATATTCATACTGGAAGCAACACTTTGCAAGTTTTCGTCTGTCTAGTTGAGTTGTCAATTAAGAAAAATATTGCCACTGCAAGGGTTATTTTCCTAGTACAGTAGTCATTACATAAAGCAATTTTTAATTGATAAATATTTGTTTTCTTTCAACCAGTCAAGGGGTATGCCGACACCTGTCCACCGACAATTCTACCACAGAGTGATTAGTAGACAACTGCGCAGTTTGATGAGTCATCTGTCCCCTGATATACTACAAATGTTAGGCGCGCTAAGAAGCAATGTGATTTGGGGCTCAAAAAGTATCTGGCCCACAAACTGAACATACAAAGGACTATATATTGACCAAAGCAAGAGATTTTTTTCTATTTGTGGGCAACTTtagattttatttcaggtaatgtaaaGATTGGAGCTTAATTACATGAAGAGGTCTGCTGCAAGATTTGTTCTCCACTTAGACTGGTGAATCTATGGTATTCCAAACTCCATCCGAAGTTAGCAGGCCCTTCGTGAAttgcaattttataaagttagCACATGAGCTTCTTCAATGGACTACCAAGAAGTAGACGGTCCAAACTGGACTGCTCAAGATTTGTGCTCATGAAACTACCGGAACACGCTACGTTTAAGAAGAAAATCACAAGAGAAGATAGGAAGCATGTATAGTTCACCTTTATTTATATTACTGGAAGGCAGGATAGCATAAATCTATTAAAAACCATGAATTATTCCAGTCAAAACAAGGCAAAGGTGTTCCTAAATTCCAAATATTTGAGGTAATCACTCTCAGTTCACACAGTAACAGGTCCCACACAAATTCACTCCAGATCTAGTAATAACTGAATTGACCATTTGCGACAACTGTATCATGACAACAGTAAGAGAAGTTTTTGCACACAAAGGgggtgcatgcatgcatggactGAAAAAAAAACGCTTATTCAGGGAACAAAATGCATGGCAAAAGGGGGGTGAAGGCAAGAGGGACTATGAACCTTGGGAAGTTGGAGTTTGAGAGCTTCTTCTCGCCGTACTTCCTCCACTGGTGCCCGTCGTCATACGGCGCGTAAGTGTCCGAGGTCCAGGTGCGCTCATCTTTCCTGGTGTTTTTTTTTTACAGAACAGAAATTGAAGAAAAGGCACCATGAAACTGAAATTCGTGCAAATTTCGCGCAGCAGGGGGAAATCGAGGAAGCTGCGCTTCTGCGTACCTGATCCTTTGCTGCTGGGTTCTGACAGCCCTGTGGGATGATCCCAAGTCGCTGAGATAGGCAGGAACAGAATCCAGAGCCATGGCAAGGATGGTGAAGGAGAGAAGCGGAGGGAGGACGCTGAACTGatgaagagggagggagagaggagacgTTTCTTGGGGGAACTCGGCGGCCTGCGCTGGGAGACTCTGACCACCTTATTTTATAGCATTAAACAACGACGGTGCAGGAGCATTCTTCAACGTTAACACGCGTCGCTGCCTCTGCAACTCCCCCTAACGGCGCTGCACTTTCTCTTCGTGCATTTTTGTTTTATATCATCCTTTCTTCATTTTGTTCTACATGGTAGAACTCCTTTCCAGCTTATTCCTACCAATTACAATTTACAAGCACTAATGTCCTTTTGCAGCCCTGCAAGTAAGAATCTGTCCAAGAGCTATGCTTTGTTTCATCCATGCACAGCAAACTTTGATATAAGCAAATGACATTTATATGCCAGGCTGAGAGCAATGAAGACGTTGAAGGATTAAGAAAATATTGTGCATAATTTCCCATAGACCAAAAGACTTCTTTATACCTTGTTCTTTTTATCTCCACTAGATGCCAGTCAAATAATTTCAGAAATAATTTGAGTGTCTCTAATCAGTGACGAAACGGAGAGGAACTGACGGAGCGAGGCTGGCATCAGATAGCCCGACACTTCTGAATAACTAATGCAAGCGTCAATACAAATCCATGTGCAAGAGAGAACAGCTAGCTAGCTGATGCCCTGGCTCTGCATTTCTTTACATTTCTGAAGACTCTCATCGTGGTCTTATATTACTTGTTAAATAAAAAGGAAGCACAGCTTTATTACAAAATCTTGGGTTTGGTGGATCAATCCCCACCGGCACAGGCTAGCATAGGGACCAATAAAGAGCTTATAATACTGCATCCCTTCGAACAAACTTTCACCAAGTAGTCTTTTTCAAACAAGTCCCAAGAGAGAGAAGCATAAAAGGAAAGAAAACAATCTTGTCAGTGACTCCTGATTTAAGTACTATTTATTACAATGCTAATGACGTTATCGATAGAAAACATCGCTCTATAGGAACTGTTGAAAATGACATGATTTAAAATTTTCTTTCCAACTTTAAAATCAAAAGCACTTGGCTAGTTGCTAGGTGCTTCTACGCTCTTCTAAAAACGTAAATTTACAAATCCTAAAGCAACAATGCTACTGGTGGTGTGTTTTCAACTTTCAGTAGGGCACAAATCCACAATTCCATTGTGTTTCTTGTGATTAGTTTAGTATTCACACTTGTTCATGGATTTCCTTTTCATTGTAACTTGTAATTAGTTTATTACTGCCACTTGTTCATGGGCAAATCAAGTCCGTTTGAACATGACATTAGCCGCAAAAAATTAGTGGTATACTGAGCTAACAAAGAGTCCTGCTTAGTTGCTATGGTTTTTATGTAAGTATTGAATTATCCCTTTTTTCTGAAACATGGATGATTGACCTGCATAATAGCATAGAAGTATTTTGTTATTTATTGCACCATCTAGAAGGCTAACTTTTGCTCGCTAATACTAAATATTACACTGTGGATGACCACAGAACAGTAGAAACAATTTGTCCTTTAAATAGCATTGTGTGATACTGATATTTTAGCCATTGAAATTGTGGCTATAGAAGTGGCCGCATCATCTCACACATTATTTTGTTGCAGAATTAGGAGAGCTAGTGGACATTCTGGTGGCCGGTTCAAACAGTCAAGCTTAGTTTATTTACTTCAAAGGCAtccacatacaaacaaacagcTCACCCAACCATTCTTTTATttacttttttcttttttatggAATGAAGAAGACGGTTGTTTTATTCTATTACCAGATCATTGAAGAAAATTATATTTGCAATGCAGTAGTACCTAGCCTCAATCAAGACTCAGGGGAGGTGCAAATGGCCAAAGCCTGAACCTCCTTGAATTCATCTGTGTTTCAAATACTCCATTCTTCCTCAGAAAATGCAAAATACTGCCAATTCCAAAGAAGAAAAAAACTGAACTTCCCCCCAGTATGCATGGTTTCATCAAAAGGGTCAAATATTTGGAACCAGCGAGAGCAGAGAATAGGAATATAATTCTTTACTCTACACTAGCCTTCAAAAGTTGTTTAAGACCATTTACAAAGCAATATTGAAGCCTTTTATCAGGAACCAAACTTCTAACAGTGGCTGCTATTTTGTTCTTTCTTGAGCCCACCCAGGGCCTTAGTCATAAACAATGGGGTCAGATGCCCTGGAACTTGTGAGCAGCCCTTAATTGAATAATTAGAGCCTAATGGAGGAAAACAAAGACAACCTAGTTGATCTGCTATCTAAAAAGTGGTGTTGATACAAGGTGCTTCCATGTGCTGCTGTGCTGTTTGCATGCAAATTGTCCAATCTTAATCGATCCACGAGAAGAATCTCGCTGATTATGTCCTTGATGGGGGGCGGTGGGATGGTTCCTGGAAGCTAAGATCTCTTCAGGGGACCTAAGATGGAAATTAAACGGTGCTATGTCCTTGACAGCTGATATGTGGTAGTACCAAGCTTTCTTTCATGACGTAAAAGTTAGGATGACAAAAAATAAAGTCAAGGAAGATATCATTCCACTTGGACTCAACTGAATCAGTTCCGACCCCCAGCACCATAATGTCGGAAAGACCCCTCTTTTTCGCACATCGATTTTAACCCCTCTTTTCCGCAGATGGTGTCTTGAATCTAACTCGGCTTAAGAAAAGAATTGTTCTCAAAGACGATAAACGCGGCACTCAGATAATATTGCTATGATaataccaccaccccatgtgtAGGAATCAAGGCTCAGTGGTTGCTAGGATAAAAAATTCCCAATAAGATGTTGAATGGGTTTAGGATCCCTAGTTAATTAGTTTATGCAGCCAGCTGTTTTATATAGAAAATCAAGAGGAAGCAGCTTATTAGGGACACAACAATCTTGACACAGTTTGCTGCTACCAGTATTCTAGTATATCCTGcaggctgctgcagctgctgtCAAACAATATTAATTATATCTGCAGGCTTGTGGCTGCAATGGGATAGTACTTACTGAAAATCAAATAACATACCTGTTGACTTAGGTGTCGTCGGCAAGAGAGAGAGATCCATGCATAGGGATGAATTATTAGCATCAAATGAGACAAGTTTAAGCAATGAGAAACGTGCTAATTCAAATGAAATGCTGTTGATTAGATGACTACTCGATGTAGAGGGGGTACCTCGGTTATGGAAGCTAGCTAGGCTATGCATGCCATGCCATGCATAAATAGTAGGACTCATTAGAACAAGAACAAATAGAGCTAGAGGTGACTGGCCAATTAATTAAGCTTGCGTCTGTGATGAATCAGAAGTTCAAAGCTAACACGAACAGCACATGTGTACTGTACACAGTAGGCATGGAAATTTACGAAAAACTACTAAACGAGATACAGTAGATTAAAAAGTACCCAAATAATTAACTAATGTATTAAGCACTAGCAGTAGTATTGAACGAAATTACTGGCTGCCGGTTGCAGGTGGATCGGATCGGAGACGGCTGGGGCGAAGCAACAAGACATACGCACAACAGTCAGAGTTGGTAGAGATCGTCCTCCGGTTGGCCGGAGCCGGGGAAGGAGGCGGGAGAAGTGGAGACCCATAATCTTGGGCTTGGGGGTCACCGAAGCTCCGGCTGGGcacgcgcctgggccgccgcTGGGAGGAGGGCAAGGCATCAGTAATCTTGGGCTTGGGGTCAGCTGGCGGGCTGGACGATTTTGTAGTCTGTTGGGCCAGCCAACCTCATTCTTTAGCATTGATACGATGGGCCTCATTTAGGCCCTATTTGGTTTCGCTTACCTGAGAATCGCTTATATGAGAATTAAGATTTTCTCATAATCCGCTGTCTGGAGAATCTGATGTCTAAAGAATCTGGGGTGTTTGGTAATCCTGATTATTTCTACTGGATTGTCTGTTCTGACTGTAAAATGACCTATATGCCCTTGAGTCCTGTAATAGCTCATTTTGATCTGATCTCTCTACCATTTTCAATTCTAAATATATTATTAGTACCAGAATTTTATTATAGTATAATTATAGTCATAAAACACacaataataataaaataaactAATAAATAATAGTCATGATGAATATAGATTAATAAGTAATACAATTTTACAATGATATTcaagacatcatagaggcagcAATAGCATTACGAAAGGCACACATATCAATGTCATCTCCTGGAGCACTAGCATCGATCATGGTAGGTTGGCTGTCACCGGTAG
Above is a genomic segment from Panicum hallii strain FIL2 chromosome 8, PHallii_v3.1, whole genome shotgun sequence containing:
- the LOC112902933 gene encoding probable WRKY transcription factor 46 isoform X2, with protein sequence MALDSVPAYLSDLGSSHRAVRTQQQRIRKDERTWTSDTYAPYDDGHQWRKYGEKKLSNSNFPRCTYKNDMKCPATKQVQQKDTSDPPLFSVTYFNHHTCSTSSNPMGSTRDTAAQSSSRKAVSICFSPHTASEQPAFLTSSAMPVSPNVHSFGANQQPERSPYASQFQWTDASSPSTSNSQVQMEVDSFSAASASSSSRVALPRTLLPIGQSRCIEYFHFL
- the LOC112902524 gene encoding pentatricopeptide repeat-containing protein At1g63130, mitochondrial-like; the encoded protein is MRRMFLHPDHRRVLSLPASLRHDALLALACLLKTSPQCHLALHAFSPPPSSGSPSSTSLAARFAAASRLAASASALRPFAAILLAALLPAASPDLLSWSSSYGSTGGSARVRYAALRLALHAFLAAGMAAEALHVLARVRSSGNTPSLSALAALLRLLFRSGEVRSAWNMFEEMATRGPRPSLAIFNAMILGFCHRGMLRIGSGLLGVMEKKFGIIPDLVSYNILIKGHCVFGWSGDAFKLFEEMRSSGCEPTVVTYNILVDVLCHEGRMAEARRLFDEMAKVGIKENTITFNVLIDGYAKTGRMDKASAAYREMKVRGLVPDSCTFNILAAGAYKFGHAAQLVHDREMFASHLPADGLDVLVCRLCWDDRLDDAWELLRGAIEQGVPVSVAGFNALIAAYSKEGLHEAAFELYRIMNEVGLAPSTHTFNYLIMGLCNQGRLDEGQLILEHMVSKGYCLSTSFTIYLDASFREGDAVRALKCWGDMEKIGLQPDFIAFSAYVNGLCRLDYVNEAYQAFAEMTTRGLEPNNITYNSIISAFCRAGNMAEALKLQQKMRQSGLVPDVYTSNILIDGFCRQGNLKMVDSLLLDMCSNGLIPDTVTYNTIINAYCRAQDMNGAMSFMNKMFAAGCEPDIFTYNIWMHSLCSNHMLNQAGKVLDELVTRGCPPNSVTYNTLMDGICSDVLDRAMILTGRLIKMAFQPNTITLNVFLSHFCKQGFGKRALMWAEKLREDSFVFDDATRNIIDWAQREMENDPQVNNEDIDRCLFLEFLMFRTYETMHNNRYSKAGHVPADKGFDPASSNMIKILDTG
- the LOC112902933 gene encoding probable WRKY transcription factor 46 isoform X1 yields the protein MALDSVPAYLSDLGSSHRAVRTQQQRIRKDERTWTSDTYAPYDDGHQWRKYGEKKLSNSNFPRFYYRCTYKNDMKCPATKQVQQKDTSDPPLFSVTYFNHHTCSTSSNPMGSTRDTAAQSSSRKAVSICFSPHTASEQPAFLTSSAMPVSPNVHSFGANQQPERSPYASQFQWTDASSPSTSNSQVQMEVDSFSAASASSSSRVALPRTLLPIGQSRCIEYFHFL